The Lathyrus oleraceus cultivar Zhongwan6 chromosome 5, CAAS_Psat_ZW6_1.0, whole genome shotgun sequence genome includes the window tcAGATCTTTTGTGTTTCAAAATTGCAAGTATATTTTTTGGTTGAACCAAATCAAATGTCATGTCAGCAACACACTCATTCTCTTTCGACAAGAGGTGACACACAATTGGATGGCCGAATAACTTTTCACACAAGTCATGGTTATGCAAACTAcatataatattaaatatttatttattgTTTACCAACATATAACCACTCAACTTAAATGGACACTCGCATTTTCAAGAATCGGTGTCGTCTCGTTTAAAATTTTGAAGATGAGGTCTATATTTCTCACTTCTTTCGCACGTCATTGTCGTAAAAGCACATCTTCTATCTGAACCATTGTTGAACCTTCCGATTACAACACCAAATCCTAGTTTATAGGCCTTCGTATGAATCCATTGAAGCATATGATCACTAATTTCAAACTCTTGCTCATTGCTAAATTGGTTGTGAACATCTACCGCCTCCACAACAACACATTTGGCATCTAGAGACATAATATTTTTGGGGGAATTATTGGGGTGCATCATATCTAATGGAAACAATTACCACGGAACAGTAAATAAGTGTTAATTCTGTAAATAGAGCTGAAAAAATGAACACATACTGATACCGGAAATGCATTTTCATATGAGTTTATACTCATTCCAGAAATGTATCTCCAGAAATAACATGTGGTTTTCTAAAAACAAGTTGAATGCAAGCAATGAGGCTTGAAATAAATTATCTTTATCCAAAATTCCAATTTCTTTTGCTCCATTTGATGTGGTGAAACATAAGATTAAAGTTTTGGAGTGAAAATGTGGATTGAAAATGGAAGGGATTTGGGTGAGGGTTTTGAGTGAAAAACAAGTATGGTTGTGTGATCATGAAGCTCTGTGTTTTATCAAATTATTTGGCATATGCATCTCTGAAAAATATCTGACATGCAAAGGTGacataaaatttcaaaatttcgTCCCAAActttcgaagatgcatctccggaagTACCACTGGATTGATTAAATTTCAATATATTCATTGAAAATATCCGGATATTtatctttgaaattttttataGTGTTCCTATAGGGTAACACTTCGTTGATGCGCCATTACCTTAGTGCATGGTGAGtacagagatgcatctccataatCTAAAGAACGATTTCGACTATTCATAAGATATTTTTCCACCATAGAGAGTGTCATAAAAAATTCtcataatattatttatattttagGAATTTCATTGTACAATGTGGCCCAATAGGATGGATCATGCTCATCACGGGGCACTCATAATGCAATTCAAACTGACTTTTTCATTCTTGTTGTattggttctaagtgttggcagcacttttggtaaaacaaagagtgttcacaagatgttacatgtgatgtcttaacatctgatataatgtacctgctggatatttaaaaaggaattatgcaggattgttccaggatgtcagacctgatgtcatgacatctgtacacagaatattcagtctgaatggtatgtgttatgtgattgcgcttttaatggcaatctatgttcgattgatgagttaattgcaaacgctatcaatcaatgattacaacgtgatttaacttattttccaaagagatctaaccaactgtcataagaagatttgaatggaaaatagttttagggttttatgatgtccaagctcagctgaatgcttctataaaaaggacatggaaaacctgatttgatacacaagaaatactgagtgaaatattgagagagaataagggttttagtcttgtgtggtcgtgtgacttgtaagccattcaattcatccatagatgattgaattggtctgatttttgagttgtaatttgtcactctaaccttttaagcatgagtgtgtgtctacttgattgaagttgctaagtaagatcaagtatgtgtctttgaagagtgtcttcttttcataagaaattcttgtttaatatcactggtgtgattgagggggagtgagtgggatctcatatctaagagttcttaggtagaagtcatacgggtaaagattaggtgaaaaagactgtaacttgtgttgtttactgagagtctttgaactgattctatttagtggatttccttcctggcttggtagcccccagacgtaggtgagttgcactgaactgggttaacaattgtttatgtctcttgcattactattctttatctttatcctgtttgtattgttcagatattagtgttgtgacattaccttcgacatctcatatctgataccagaatttcatgtTGTTTAGGCGAGGCTCACAAATTGTCTTCATATACTTCTATTACATCGTATACAACTGTCTATGTTGATTATGACTCACACTAGCCCAACCATTGTCAAACTTAGCTTCAAGTTTTGCGAGAAAATGTTTAGTTGTACTAAGCATAAAATTTTAGTAAGTTTTACCTTAAGAGGGAGGGCTACAATCAAATCTTAATATTTATTATTAGGATTAGAATTAGTAATCATATCATTTGTTAATATAAATGGATGTTTTTATTATTAAAtcactcactatttattatgATTATTATGCACCATGTTCAATGGCGTTGATCATTCAGGGAGTGAGTTAAGTTTTATACATTATGCAATATATCTTGTAAACTTATATTTATAAGTGAAGGTAAATTTGATCTTATAAGACAACTTTATAAGATTGAGTTAAACTCGACTCAAATTATTAAATTATCATAAGATAACTACTATTTGATAAAATAAAAAGTTGTTTTAATTAAGAAAGAATACTAATTTAAAGGAGTTCATCCAACATGTCGATCTTTTCATCTCACcctaaaaaaaatagaaaataatttaAAGTAGCATGCGCGAAACTTATAGGATATAGTTAAATAGAGAATAGAAATACATTATTTACTTAATCATTTTAGACCTAAAAACTTAAAATCGTAGTGATAAATAGAACGAGTTTTATTTGAATCATAACAATGTTATTGATAACTTAGATATAAGATAATCTTAATGAGCCAATGCACGAGTCATTGTCTAAAAATCTTGCAATTATGAATTGAACTCATTTTATTTTTTACTATTATATAAACTCCTTGCATGTTATCAAAGTATTATCTTTTTATCTCATAAATTACTTTATCATTTTGGAtcattaataaaaaatttaattaacAATCCTCATGGGATTGATATCTTTTTTATCACTTGTTATTAAATTGATTGTTCATACTTGCATGACTCATCCAAGACATAATATTTCTTATCACTTTTTTATAGTATTGAATTGAATTGATTGTTGTATGATATGATCTTCGACTTTCACGTCTAAGTTTAAAATATTTCTTCTTTTACATTCCATGTACTCCTTATTTTTACTTAAACGGAAATCATAGACTTTAAAGTCAATCTATATGTCTTCAACAATAAGAAAtataataaataaacaataaatGGTGGTTGAGATAATAAATTTCTTTTAAATATCTCACATAAAACCACCTCTCACATTTTGTCTTCTAAAGTAATTTTCTTAGAGATATTTAATCATTTCTTTTACAATAATAACTAAACAAACAAAGAATACATAAATTGTGGTTGAAGATAAATGGAGGGAGACAAGGAAAGAGGGTGaaatatttaataatttatatATTTGATTTAAATTTTAATAGAGGGAGATGAGGTAGATGGAGGAAATCAAAATCCCTCCTGAATTCTTTTTGTATCCCTCATTTTGGAGAGATATGGAAGAGAATGGAGGTATTTCATTTTAATTATAACTATATTTATATGTAtatctttatttatttatttaaatacaaaattaatttattaaaatattaaaaaatttattttaaacaaATTTCATCTTACTattatattttttgtatttttatatCATTATGTGTTTaaacttttttattttatcttttatatTTTAATGTTATTTTTTAATTATCTTAATGTAATGTTGTTGCAATAATAATTTTTGTTAGATTATTTTGTATTAGATAATctttttaaaattatatattataaTCGTTACATTTTCATAAAATCTTTCAAGATGATCTCTGAATGAATATCTATATTTCATTAACAAATTTGCATTTCAATTATAAACGGTAAATATCATTATCTTGATAAAGTTAGaagaataaaaaaataaattaattttaaaatacaTCTCCACCCCCATCTGAACCATacatatttataaataaaatatcTCCCCAACCCTCCCATCCCCTCCCCTCCTCTCCACTTTCATATTTTGAACAAAGAATATTATCTATAATTAGACAGACATTGAACTTTATACATATAAAGAAATTGACAATGTGAAccaataaaaataaaaaagaatcACAAATTATCAAGAGAAATCAAACCCAAGTATCACATTATGGAATCAATCAAAACGAAAAAATTCTTCAGAAACTGTTACATACATGAATGTCTTACCTCTCAAAAAAATGAGGTTAGAAACCAAAACAACTGCTCATTATTCGAGTACAACTACTCTAGACCTTTTCTGTGTCTCCTCATCATTTGATAGATTAAATACTAATCTTACACACTTCATACCAGAAAGTTCAAATTATATGAATGAACATGTGATATTAGATTCCACTAAAATTTGAGGGTGACTCTGTTTTCATCTATGCAATATGCCCGGCTAAGGTAAGGATCTTGACATGCTTCTTCTGCCTCAACTCATGAGGAACTGGTCCGAAAACTCTGGTCCCAATAGGCTGCCCTTGTTTGTCAACAAGGACAACAGCATTGTCGTCAAACTTGACCTCACTGCCATCACACCTCCCCTTGGGCATTGCTGCACGAACAACTACGGCAAATACAGTTGATCCCTTCTTCACTTTTCCATTAGGATGTGCTTCCTTCACTGATGCTTTTATCATATCACCTAGTCTTGCTCCTTTCTTCCCTTTCAACGCGTGTATGCACATCACCTTTTTAGCTCCAGAGTTGTCCACAACCTTCAGAACAGTCCTCATCTGTATGAAGGTTCGCTGTTGCTGCAAAAAGAGAAACATGTTGTTTTCTTAAGGAAAGAATCACACCAGTGTGTGTAAGAACTAAGAACTGAATTGTGATTCATTTTAAGAGCATGTGTATCCTTACACTTCATGGAAAATTACTGTTGTTTTCTACAAACTTGATTTAAGTTTAGCAATACCATGTTTGGCAAGCATAAGAAAATAATAAAGTAAAGGAGAATATAATAATTGAAACATGATCATGCAACTGATTCCTACACTTACCTGAGAAAAATAATTGCTGCATGTCATCTCATGTGACGTGGTAAATAGACCAGGGGAACTGTTGCTTAATCCACCGAACAGAGAACGGCCCACTAATTTGGTTTTTCAACACATGAAACAATGAACAAATAAATTAATAGAAAGATTACTAataaattgataaaaatatcatcTTATCAACATAAAAGTTCTTGAGCACATGATTGACTTGTAAATAGAGGGAGGGGAGTATCAGTGGCAGGAAAGCAGACTCAATATGTACCAAGATAGAGTTATGCAGCTCAAAATATGAAATTTCAGAGTGGTTGCAAAATGTAGTGGTTAAACAAAACAGTTTATTGCAAAGGGAACCGTTTATCAATGGTCCATGTTCTAGGGAGAAAAATCATCATGTAATAATGAAGCGACAACATGGCTCCAAAAGTTGTGAAGACAACCTTTGGAAGAGTATAAGCATCTGCATCATGGGTTGTGTCCGGAAATTTTGAAAAGACAGAATTACAAGATTTAAAATACAACAAATCATCAATCCTCTTGTCTTTTTTATAAGCATAAGTAGTATACCTTGAATTTGTGGATCTGTCAATATCATAATACTAAAACGAATTGACATTTTAACTAATGGAACATCAATTGAAATTTTCAAAAAAGTAAAGGGAGAGATTCATTGTTTCCTATGACATAGAAAACAGTTAGTATCTTTAATAGTTGACTTTCGGGGAAGCTCGCATTTCAACTTCAGATGAAAATGACATTTTTTCAATGGTCTTGGAAAGTTGGAGCAATTCATATCTACTTATCTATTTCTGGAAGAAGCCACTAATCAGCTATATATAAAGACATTCCTGTAAGAATTTGAGGCAGGTGCCGAATCACGTAAACTATGTGTCCTTTGTTATTTTCTTTGCAATGTGTTTGTGTGTTCCAAATATTGACCCTTAGTGTGATTTTTCTCAATACTAACAAAACCAAGAACACGGGAATATCATATAAAAGTTCTAAACGAGATGAAGAAGCTTGTGAGTTTCATAATTCTTGGAATTTTCCCAAAATTTGCTACTTCTTGGAAGGGAAGGGTGTGAGTGTCCACTTATGAAAAAACATCATTTTATGGGATTATAGGACTTGTTCTCTAGGTAAAAGGTATCTTGAGATTGTATCTGACTGCTAGGGAAAGTTTATAAAAGTAGAATATAACTCCAAATCACACATCAGATAaaattatccaagagatatacTTTAAAGAGAACATAGAAGACATGGAGTACATTGCAACAAAACGAAGCAGGAATGCAGAATACATTTGCACAT containing:
- the LOC127085957 gene encoding 50S ribosomal protein HLP, mitochondrial; its protein translation is MAATFASRCSRVGRSLFGGLSNSSPGLFTTSHEMTCSNYFSQQQRTFIQMRTVLKVVDNSGAKKVMCIHALKGKKGARLGDMIKASVKEAHPNGKVKKGSTVFAVVVRAAMPKGRCDGSEVKFDDNAVVLVDKQGQPIGTRVFGPVPHELRQKKHVKILTLAGHIA